The Mesorhizobium sp. M3A.F.Ca.ET.080.04.2.1 genome contains the following window.
CAGGGCCGATTGCGGCCGAGGCGGCGCGATAAAGGTTCCGACGCCCTGAAGCCGGATCAGAAACCCCGCCGCGGTCAATTCCCGCAAGGCGCGATGGACCGTCATCCGCGACACCCCCAGCGCGGCCACGAACTCATTTTCGGACGGCAGCTTGCGATCCTTGCTCCACCGGCCCGTTCCGATATTGGTCAGGATGTAGTCCTTGACCTTCTCGTAGAGGGGGCTGGCCGTATCGGGCAAAGCATTCATCGTCAGTAGTCCTTTCCCGGCGAACTCTCGGATCACACGCCCTCGGCAGGTCGCGGCATACGGATGATCGTTTTCAAGCCGTCGCCCTGCCCCGCCAGCAGCCGCTCATAGGCCGCGGGAACCTCGTCCAGGCCGATCTCGCGATCGATCAGGCGGATCAGCGGCTCGCTCAGTTCACCCAGCATCCGGATGGCATCGGGAAGCTCGCCGGCGAAGGCGTGGCAGCCCAGCAGCGCGATCTCGCGCTCGACCAGCAGGTTGGGATCGATGTCCAGCCGGCCGTGGAATATGCCGACCAGCGCGACGGCGCCTCCGGGGCCGAGAACATCCAGCAACTGGGCGAGCGCGGCGATGCTGCCGGTCGCTTCGACCGCCGCAAGCAGGGGAGCATTTGCGGTCGCGACGGCGATGGCGTCGCGATCGAGATCGACGATCGTGGCGCCGGTCACCCGCGCGACGCGGGCGCAGCGGGCCTGATTGCGGTCGGCGATCAACACCCTGCCGGCGAATGTCCGCGACAGCAGCAGCGCGGCCAGGCCGCCGATGGTGCCGCAGCCGACCACGAGCACCGAACCGGCCGTCTTCGGCAGGCGCCGCACGGCATGCAACGCTACGGCCAGCGGCTCGGCCATTGCCGCCGCCCGTTCGTCAAGCTTGCGGTCGACGACATGCAACAGCCGCGACGGCAGGACCGTCTGTTCGGCAAAGCCGCCGTCGCATACTTCGCCGACGAAGCCCAGCGAGGCGCACAGATGCCGGTTGCCGGCGATGCATTGCGCGCATTCTCCGCACCAGAAACGGGAATCGGCGACCACGCGGTCGCCCACGGCGACGGTTTGCACGCCCTCACCGACGGCAAGCACCGTGCCGGTCAGTTCATGGCCGGCCGTCGAAGGCGAACGGCTTATCCATTGGCCGGTGCGGAAATTGTGGAGATCGGAACCGCAAATGCCGGCCGCGTCGACCCGCAGCTTCACCCAGCCCGCGTCGGGAGCGCCTGGCGCGAGCACATCCTCAACGCGCAGATCGCCGGGTCCATGGAGTCGTACGGCCTTCATCGCGTTTCCCGGTCACGCGCCGAGATAGCCATCGCGGATCTCCGAGACCGCGTTCTCATGCGAGCTGAAGCCTTCGTAGCGGGCGAGCCGGCGGGCATGCTTGGCGAGAACCGGGTAGGCCGCAGAGGTCACATAGCCGACCGACGAGCGCTTGAGGAAATCGGTCACCGACAGCGGTCCGTAGGTGCGCGCCCACCGGCTGGTCGGCAGCACGGCGTTGGGCCCGAGGACGAAGTTGGCAAGCGTCACCGGCGTGTGCAGGCCCATGAGGATTTCGGCCGCCTCGGTGATATGCCCAAGATGCGCGAAGGGCTCCCTGGACAGAATTTCGAGATGTTCGGGCGCATAGTCGTTGATGAAGCGGTAGCTGTCTTCGAGGGAAGCGGTCAGCACGATGCCGCCGCGCTTGCCGGTCAGCACCGCGCGCGAAAACTCGACGCGCTGCTCGGTCATGCGGGACCAATGTCCGGGGAGCGCAGCCAAGGCCGCCTCGGCGACCTTGCGGCTGTGGGTGACGAGATAGGCCGATGAATCAGGTCCGTGCTCGGCCTCGATCAAAAGATCGAGCGCAGCCAGACCCCCATCGACGCTGTCATCGGCAAAGATGATCGCTTCGGACGGTCCGGCCGGAAGACCCGTGTCGATGACCGAGGACAACAGGTTCTTTGCCGCGACCACCCAGGGGCTGCCCGGCCCAACGATCTTGACGGCGGGCTTCACCGTCTCGGTGCCGTA
Protein-coding sequences here:
- the hisD gene encoding histidinol dehydrogenase, whose amino-acid sequence is MPDVSFHDLSALGADERAGLLKRAETDLSVFAEKVRPIIHAVKDEGDAALLRFAKELDKANISDGNLKVSEAEFDAAFDKVEKDVIESIRFGIGNIRHFHEEQRPETMWLKEVRPGAYAGDRYTAIASVALYVPRGKGAFPSVTMMTSVPAVIAGVPQIAIVTPPTADGSVDAATLVAARLAGVDTVYKCGGAQAVAAVAYGTETVKPAVKIVGPGSPWVVAAKNLLSSVIDTGLPAGPSEAIIFADDSVDGGLAALDLLIEAEHGPDSSAYLVTHSRKVAEAALAALPGHWSRMTEQRVEFSRAVLTGKRGGIVLTASLEDSYRFINDYAPEHLEILSREPFAHLGHITEAAEILMGLHTPVTLANFVLGPNAVLPTSRWARTYGPLSVTDFLKRSSVGYVTSAAYPVLAKHARRLARYEGFSSHENAVSEIRDGYLGA
- a CDS encoding alcohol dehydrogenase catalytic domain-containing protein yields the protein MKAVRLHGPGDLRVEDVLAPGAPDAGWVKLRVDAAGICGSDLHNFRTGQWISRSPSTAGHELTGTVLAVGEGVQTVAVGDRVVADSRFWCGECAQCIAGNRHLCASLGFVGEVCDGGFAEQTVLPSRLLHVVDRKLDERAAAMAEPLAVALHAVRRLPKTAGSVLVVGCGTIGGLAALLLSRTFAGRVLIADRNQARCARVARVTGATIVDLDRDAIAVATANAPLLAAVEATGSIAALAQLLDVLGPGGAVALVGIFHGRLDIDPNLLVEREIALLGCHAFAGELPDAIRMLGELSEPLIRLIDREIGLDEVPAAYERLLAGQGDGLKTIIRMPRPAEGV